GATCCCTCCTGCATAAACTTCTTTGATGTCTACGGTGTCATTTCTCCCATCGGCTTCGCCGCGTTGACCCAGGCGTTGTCTGATAGCACGCGAGACCCTGATCCCGACACTGTCGTCGGTGAGGATCGGATTGCCAAGCCCTATGATCACTGTTTTCATGAGCGCGATCAGTCCCTCTGAACTGTCCTGATAATCTCGGAACTGCTGTTCCGGATGATCACCTTCATCGGCATCTGCCCCGGCAGAAAATGCGTTGCGCAGGAAAGGCAGGGATCATAGAGCCTGAAGGCCATCTCGATCCTGTTCAGCATGCCTTCTTCAGCTATCTTGCCCCTGGAAATAAGTTTTTCAGCTGCCCGCCTGATCGACATGCTCATCGGCGCATAGTTGTTCGTTGTTCCGACGATCAGGTTCACGCTGGTGAGAACACCCCGCTCATCACTGACATAGTGATGCGTAAGCGTACCGCGCGGCGCCTCGACCGAGCCGATACCAACACCGACTATCTGCTGAGGGATGCGCCTCACATCCGGAGAGGTTATCTCAGGGTCCTGAGCGAGCTCCAGCATACGCTCGGATGCATAGAGCAGCTCGATCAGCCGCGCCCAATGGGTTGCCAGACGGTGATGGATCGGCTGATATCTTCCATCAATTTTTCTTGAACCAAAGGTCTCGAACATGCGCTCGAAATGCTCCTGGGCAAGCGGGGTTGCCATTGAGTCGGAAACATTCAGCCGGGAAAGAGGCGTAGCAATGTAAACACCGCTGTCCATGCCGTCCTCAAGCCCTTTCCATCCGACATTTTTCAGGTACGGAAATTTCAAATAGGTCCAGGGCTCGACCCGCTCAGCAATATGCTGCATGTAGTCAGCAGCAGGATACTTGACGAACTCCTTTCCTTCGGGATCCACGATCCTGATCATGCCGTCATAAAAGTTGACCCGGTTCTTATCGTCGACCGTGCCCATATAATAGGTTTTATGCAGATAGACATCAGAAGTGACCAGCTCGAGATACTGCTGATTTTTCAGAACAATGTCGTCGAAGATCTTGAGCGAAAACAGGGCAAAATCAATATTCTTCTTTGCGACCTCCTCGATCTCTTTCCGTTCATCTTCCGAAACAGACTTGGACCAGCCGCCGGGAAGTCCTCCGGCAAGATGAACGCCGCGGCCGCCAAGCTTCTCGATCACATGATGATTGCGTGACCTGCAGTCGATCACCTGTTTCCCGATGTCCAGCCCGACCTTTCTGATCACACCGAGGATATTTCTCTCGGAAGCCGGCGCATCTGGGCCAATGATAAAATCAGGACCGCCTAATGCATAAAAGTGAGTCGTATGATCAGTCACATAAAAGGCCATGTACAGCAGTTCCCTTATCTTCTTTGCTGCAGGCGGCGGTTCGGCCCCGAAAAGCATATCAAGGGCCTTGACTGAGGCCATATGGTGGGCCTCAGGACAGACACCGCAGATCCTGTTCGTGATCACCGGCATATCTTCAGCCTGCCTGCCGACACAGAACCTCTCAAAACCCCTGAGTTCAGGTACCTGAAAATAGGTGTTGGCAACATCGCCCTCGTCATTGAGAAATATCTCGATCTTGCCATGCCCTTCAAGACGGGTTATCGGATCAATACTGATATTTTTCATGATATTTTTCCTTTCAGTATCGATCCCGGCAGACTGTATTTATAGAACATACCGGCGTAATCAGGGATCGAGCCGAGGACCGCATCGATCCTCTGATAGATCTCATCTTCTGATATGCCTTTGGTGTCGCCGATATCGATGATAGAACCGAGAGCTGCCGTCATTTTAGCCCCCTGATCGAGCACGCCCTCCGGAGGACCATAGCAACCTGTGCAGGGCATATTCACCTTCGGACAGAGCGCTCCGCAGCCGTCGCGCGTGGCAATGCCCATGCATATCAGCCCCTGATCGAGAAGACAGGGCTCTCTTTCCGGAACGATCTCATATGTCCTGAACAGTTTTGGTATCTTTTTGTCCTCTTTTTTTCTGTCGCATTCATTGCAGACAGCAGACCTTCCGGCTCCTATGACACTGCCTTTAGGCGGCAACGCAGCGCCGCTGATGACCGCACTCACCACATTCCATATCTGGTGCGGTTCCGGTGGACAGCCGGGGATGAAAAAATCAACATCAGTTACCTGTGCAAGGGTCTTCACTGTATCAAAAAAGACAGGGAGGTGAAGCGTGCCTTCCGCAACCTTTGTCTCGGGCTGAGGAATGATCTTGCCTGGGTTATCGATCGAGGGATTATCGAGATAGACAGCCTTCATCAGAGCGTCTTTGGAATGAAGATTGGCAAGCCCAGGTATGCAGCCCTCAGTCGCGCATGAGCCGAATGCGATCAGAACCTGGGATTTCTTTCGCAGGAGATGCGCCATCTCCTCATTCTCAGCAGTCCGGATAGCGCCGTTAAACAGCGTGATCGCTATGGCCTTGTCAGGCAGCGCCTCGATATCCTTTTTCTTGGTATCAAGCAGACAGGGGCAGAACATAAAATCAAAGGCAGCATCCACGTCAATGATCTTTTCGTTGAGGTTGACCAGAGCTATTTCGCAGCCGCCGCAGGATGCAGCCCAGTACATGCTCAGTTTCGGTTTAGCTGCCATCGATCACTCCTTTTTGCAAGACGTCTTAAGATGTGCCTGTTCAATGAGAAAGCAGCAATAAGGGCAACAGCCAACCTCTCTTGCCTATTGTTTATTCTATATGCAGGCCGTATTTTGTCAATGCAAAATAAAGGGAAAGGTATCGCTAAGCTGATGATCCTCACTGTCCGTCAGAAGAGACCCCGGTCAAGGGAGCGGTACTGGATCGCTTCGGAGATATGGCTCGCTGATATGGCTTCAGCCTGTTCCATATCGGCAATGGTGCGGGAAAGCTTCAGTATCCGTGAATAGGCCCGTGCTGACAGGCCCAGCTTCTGCATTGCTGTTTCAAGAAGATTTACAGCATCCGTGTTGAGCTTGCAGTATTTTTTGATATGGCGGGTCTTCATCTGGCCATTGCTGTAGATCTTGTCGTTTTTGAAACGGTCGAGCTGAAGGTTCCGCGTCTGCACGACCCGGCCCCTGATCGTCTCTGACGTCTCTCCATCGTAATCAGTTGAGAGCTCCTTGTACGGCACTGCCGGCACCTCAACATGAATGTCTATCCTGTCAAGAAGAGGGCCTGACATCTTCCGCCTGTACCGCTGGATCTGACCGGGAGCACAGGTGCAGGCATGTTTCGGATCGCTGAGGTACCCGCAGGGACAGGGGTTCATGGCGCTCACCAGCATAA
The window above is part of the Nitrospirota bacterium genome. Proteins encoded here:
- a CDS encoding Ni/Fe hydrogenase subunit alpha, translating into MKNISIDPITRLEGHGKIEIFLNDEGDVANTYFQVPELRGFERFCVGRQAEDMPVITNRICGVCPEAHHMASVKALDMLFGAEPPPAAKKIRELLYMAFYVTDHTTHFYALGGPDFIIGPDAPASERNILGVIRKVGLDIGKQVIDCRSRNHHVIEKLGGRGVHLAGGLPGGWSKSVSEDERKEIEEVAKKNIDFALFSLKIFDDIVLKNQQYLELVTSDVYLHKTYYMGTVDDKNRVNFYDGMIRIVDPEGKEFVKYPAADYMQHIAERVEPWTYLKFPYLKNVGWKGLEDGMDSGVYIATPLSRLNVSDSMATPLAQEHFERMFETFGSRKIDGRYQPIHHRLATHWARLIELLYASERMLELAQDPEITSPDVRRIPQQIVGVGIGSVEAPRGTLTHHYVSDERGVLTSVNLIVGTTNNYAPMSMSIRRAAEKLISRGKIAEEGMLNRIEMAFRLYDPCLSCATHFLPGQMPMKVIIRNSSSEIIRTVQRD
- a CDS encoding NADH:ubiquinone oxidoreductase yields the protein MAAKPKLSMYWAASCGGCEIALVNLNEKIIDVDAAFDFMFCPCLLDTKKKDIEALPDKAIAITLFNGAIRTAENEEMAHLLRKKSQVLIAFGSCATEGCIPGLANLHSKDALMKAVYLDNPSIDNPGKIIPQPETKVAEGTLHLPVFFDTVKTLAQVTDVDFFIPGCPPEPHQIWNVVSAVISGAALPPKGSVIGAGRSAVCNECDRKKEDKKIPKLFRTYEIVPEREPCLLDQGLICMGIATRDGCGALCPKVNMPCTGCYGPPEGVLDQGAKMTAALGSIIDIGDTKGISEDEIYQRIDAVLGSIPDYAGMFYKYSLPGSILKGKIS